The genomic DNA TGCCCAGACCTTGAATCCGAGTCTTGCCAGAAGCGGCATCTGCCATCTCCAGGAAACAGCATGCTCCGGGAACCCGTGCAGACACAAAGCCAGACGACGACTCGATGGATCCCCCGCCGTATGCATCTCGAAACGCAGCCCGCCTGCCTCGACGAACTCGACACCCACTCCCTCGCCCAACACACTCATTCCGTCGTCTCCACCATCGCCTCATAGGAAGTATCGATCAGATCTTCTGTGCGGATGCCGAGCTCTTCCATCAATCGATCGACTTTCTTGCGCTCCTCGGCCTCGGCCTCCGGGCTCGCATCGAAGACGGCCTCGAGTTCGAGAAACGTCCCCAATCCCTCGACCCGGTCGAGATGGATTCGCACGTTCCCGACCAACGCGATCTCCCGCTCTTTTCGCACCACCTTGTGAACCCCCAGAAGGGCACGGAGCAGACGCCTCGTCTCCTCCGGTTCCGGAACCGGCACCAACTGGTAGTCCGAGCGCTTGGGGCCTTCCAGATCCGGGCGCAGGTAGGGGATCAGCTGCCCCCCTGAGCGGGAAGACTCGCGAAGCTTCAGACGGCCATTTCGCGTGCAGAAGTAGGTATCCACTTGTCGTTCCACGCCTACCCAGCGCGTAGCCACGGCCTCCGCCCGTGACCGAGCAGCGACCAGATCCCCACAACGCGCCTTGATCTCGATGTTGGCTTTCGGCATCCCGCCCTCGGGTATACCGCACCCGGCGGTACACCAGCAGGGCACTGACTTCCCGGGCTTGTACAATCATCGCCAGGAGCCCGGGCTCCGCTTCGCCCCCGATTGCTGAAAACCCGATCTGCGGACGGACCGCATGTCGTTTGGAAGGCACGCAGATTCGAGGTTCGAATGCTCGAGGGTTCCTGTGCATGCGGTCGCATTCGCTACGAGATCCGCGGAGACCTTCTTGGCCCGGTGACATACTGCCATTGCTGGCGATGCCGCAAGCATTCGGGTTCGAGCTTCGGAACCACGGCCGGCGTCGAGACCTCGGACTTCGCTGTCGTTCTGGGAGATGAGCTTCTCGCTCACTGGGAATCCAGCCCCGGCGTGAGGCGTTTCTTCGCTTCTTGTTGCGGCTCTCCGATCTTCAAGCGGGAAGACGCCGTGCCCCAGGTTCTCGGATTTCGTCTCGGTACGCTCGATTCGGATCCCTCCTGCCGGGTCGAACAGCATTTCAGGGTCGGTTCGAGGGCACCATGGATAGAGATCAGGGACTCTCTTCCGCAGGAGACCAGCGGCATCCCCTTCGGTGAACGCGACTAGCGCCACCCAGGCCACCTACGCGGATCGGGAGGATCGTGAGCCGGTTCGCTCCCCGCCTGGTCGAGCAGCCAATTCGTGCAGCCTTGCGAAATCAACTCGCCAGCCGCCCGCCGAAATGATCAAGCGGGGAGCTGGACAGCCGACCACTTGGGTCTGACCATGGATCCGAATTCGAACTGCCTGACTCTCACTCGAGAATCCGGCCTACTCGTAGTGTCGGATCTCGATCACGTGTCTGTTGGGATCGAAGAAATAGAGCGAGGCGCCGACGCCACGCGCGCCCTCCTCTTCTCCTGGGCCCTGCATGTTGCCCACGGACTCGAAGGAATTGCCGAACTCGAGCCCTGCCTCGCGAACCCTCTCGAACACCTCCTCGAACTCCTTGCGAGGCATTGAGAAGGCGAGGTGTTCACCTCCTTCCGTTCCCCAGGGAGCGAGCTGAATCGTAAACTCG from bacterium includes the following:
- a CDS encoding GFA family protein; translation: MLEGSCACGRIRYEIRGDLLGPVTYCHCWRCRKHSGSSFGTTAGVETSDFAVVLGDELLAHWESSPGVRRFFASCCGSPIFKREDAVPQVLGFRLGTLDSDPSCRVEQHFRVGSRAPWIEIRDSLPQETSGIPFGERD
- a CDS encoding class IV adenylate cyclase, which codes for MPKANIEIKARCGDLVAARSRAEAVATRWVGVERQVDTYFCTRNGRLKLRESSRSGGQLIPYLRPDLEGPKRSDYQLVPVPEPEETRRLLRALLGVHKVVRKEREIALVGNVRIHLDRVEGLGTFLELEAVFDASPEAEAEERKKVDRLMEELGIRTEDLIDTSYEAMVETTE